A genomic segment from Streptosporangium roseum DSM 43021 encodes:
- a CDS encoding TetR/AcrR family transcriptional regulator, which produces MTPTVPPPEGSPSAPPPRRRPGGRTGRIRTQVLDAVRAELGERGYDELTLDAVAARAGVHRATVYRRWRDVGGLLADVFEAASDDDWQPQDTGSLQGDLAALNHENQAALTARPPIAAALIAASFRSEEAARGVRRLWEDRYARCEVIVSRAVRRGELPPHTDARRLLIAATAPLYHQLVLLRTPPDPHLPDHAARTAALAASAGAFATPDPEKLLLPDASGRDVSVGGVAAPASGAATDDHPSDQPGR; this is translated from the coding sequence ATGACTCCCACGGTTCCACCGCCAGAGGGCAGCCCGTCGGCGCCGCCGCCCCGGCGCCGACCCGGTGGCCGTACCGGCCGCATCCGTACGCAGGTTCTCGACGCGGTCCGCGCCGAGCTCGGAGAGCGCGGCTACGACGAGCTCACCCTGGACGCCGTCGCGGCCCGCGCGGGCGTGCATCGCGCAACGGTGTACCGGCGCTGGCGGGATGTCGGCGGCCTGCTCGCCGATGTCTTCGAAGCGGCGAGTGACGATGACTGGCAGCCTCAGGACACCGGCTCCCTGCAGGGCGACCTGGCGGCACTGAACCACGAGAATCAGGCGGCCCTGACCGCGCGGCCGCCGATCGCCGCAGCCCTGATCGCCGCCTCGTTCCGCTCCGAAGAAGCCGCCCGCGGCGTGCGGCGGCTCTGGGAGGACCGGTACGCCCGCTGTGAGGTCATCGTCAGCCGAGCCGTCCGGCGCGGAGAGCTGCCGCCGCACACCGACGCGCGGCGACTGCTCATCGCCGCCACCGCGCCGCTCTACCACCAGCTGGTGCTTCTCCGTACGCCACCCGACCCGCACCTTCCCGACCACGCGGCCAGGACCGCCGCCCTCGCCGCATCCGCCGGCGCCTTCGCCACGCCGGATCCGGAGAAGCTCCTCCTCCCCGACGCCTCCGGCCGAGACGTGTCGGTCGGTGGCGTGGCCGCGCCGGCATCGGGTGCCGCCACCGATGACCACCCCTCCGATCAGCCCGGCCGGTGA